The sequence below is a genomic window from Plodia interpunctella isolate USDA-ARS_2022_Savannah chromosome 5, ilPloInte3.2, whole genome shotgun sequence.
CGAACTTTGTCGTATCGGTAGTTATTGTTGTCCTGTAGTCAGTGGCAGATTTACCTCTAGGCTTAGTAGGAGGCTAGGGCGGTAGACTTTAGGTGGcgagaaattaaaattgtatgtatattaaaattaaaattaaaatcctaCACTTtaaactgaaatatattttattttattctctcaatgccaattttttttaaatccgatagtgacaaaaaatacttgatCACAAATtaagtgttattattattatctattaacttacataaattttatttcatataatgaatatttaattttatttattattatatatttattaatacattacTATTCTCACctttatcttaaaatatcGTAAAGTAAGGGTAGACTCCGTCATATCTTCCATGCATGGATTTTACCTAAGTACTTCGTACCGTCTATTGGGTGCTAGTACTCTAActctatgattttatttagttaccaGCCAGTTTTTGTTTGTGGTGTGGTAGGTAGTTGGCGGGATTTGAGATATTTGGCGGTCTGCTGCGTGACAGACATCCAAATAATTGACAGTTGACAATTTGACATGCGTCTTGTTGCTTGCTATTTTGTGAAATGATTAAGTTTCTTTTCGGGAAAATAGGTAtgcaaaacaataatatttctatgGATAGCGTAATGTACAAACAAATctgtgttttaattaatataacttgTTTCTCGCCGCCTCACATAATAGATGTTTGTTAGGTTATGTATTTTGTTCAGTATGATGCTTCTTGGCTCCCATCTTCATTACGTGAACGTTTTCTTTGAGAAAGCCATTGTGACTTCCGAGAtggattgtttattttatacgaaaatattttcaatttcggTAGGTACCTAGAAGTACCATGTCTGTTAATTTAGTTTACAGCTAGCGTTGTAATTAATGCTAAGCATCTCACTACAAAATCGATAAATGATATAACATCATTTCGGTTTTCTGAATAAGTCATTTCAGTTCATGAAATTATTACTTGCACTTTCGTTAACGATACGCCTGATGTCATTGGTCAGGTAATCTCTTTAACAAAAAGGATTTGATACAACTGTGACAGTGTTTCTAGGACCACAGGTTATACAACATACTCTTTTACTTATATAGTTACTAAGAActacacatttttttgtacaaatcttatatattttatttattgattcagAACAAATCCTGTGAACATGAGTTTTGGTTACAAGATATCAGATAGTGCGAGGACTCGTCCCAATACTAAGCAGATTGTGGATAATCTTCAATACATTGAGAGTACTTCTAATGAAGAAGTACCAGTCTTGAAGAAATCACCTATACTTTTTGATGCAGATGGCAACACTGAGAAttgttttgttgaaataatacaaaggtaatatttttatcgttaACAAGCAGCTTCTTGAGCTTCTGTTGTATTCTTTTCTTCACAAGAACATGATTAgctaagataaataaataaaaataaatatattaggacaaatcacacacattgagctagccccaaagttagttcgagacttgtgttatgggctACTAACtcaaatatactatattttataacaaatacatatatagataaacatccaagacccaggccaatcagaaaaagatcattttccatcatgacctgactggggatcgaacccgggacctcaggTCGCCAAGAACGATGCACAATCAACATAAGAAAGATGCACAATCAACATAATAtatgctaataataataagaatttgaacaagttatgaatatattttgggTCAAATGAGAACTTAATTTTGCTCAAGTTTAATTTACATGTTAGGCAATTACCAAACCAGATGTGTCGCTGTCCCAGTAACATGCTACTATACACCaacattatttcttttttccagCGAGGATATTGTACCTGATGAGGATGTTGAGATGGGTGAAAATGGTCAATATTCAATCATTAATGGTAAGTAGTATTATGCTTGTGTGTCATAACATGAAATTCATTTAAACGAAagaattaatttcttatattaCAGTCATACTTTCAACAAAGTCAAAGTTgctgtttttatatctgttaaACTCTTATTATTTCAGTGGATCCCAATATCACCAGTTGCAATGAGCACCCTGACATGTACTTGCACAAGGACAAAACACTGATAAAGCCAGGGGACAAATTTGATTCGCATGAGAGCTTCCGTCTGTACATAGACGGGAATGCAGAACACTGGAAGTATTACTACAGCTGTGCAGACTCCCGCGCTCAGTCATCAGGCAAAGAGTATTATACATACCGGTGTGTGTACAGCAAGCCCAAGTGTGATTACAAACCTAGAGGATTGAGAAGGAGGTATGTTATaataccaaaaaataaattgatgtaaattgaaaattttacttagaCTCAGAGTAACACAGgtcattaaaactaaacaatgtACAGTTAGACGACAGATAAACCTGATCCACTTGTGGCAGcaacttataatttattttttttcagggCAGAAACATTGAAGACTAATTGTCCATGCAGGATTGTACTAAAGCGTCTATCCTATAATTCTAAATACCTAACTGCAGTCTTTGTTTGCGATCATCACAACCATGATTTGTCTCAAgaatcatttttgaaattacaaCATGGAAGGCGTTTACCTCCAAAGCTCAAGGAAGAGGTACCCtacttatttactattacatttaattacatattcaaaatcaaaacgaCTGAAAACTAATTGAAAATTGATCCCAAGTTAAAAAGAATATGAAAATGCCTAAccaattaaatacatttcccCTTACATCTACACTTGGCACTGACTTTCAAAGCAGTACATGCCTTACTTTCTTATTACCCATTGTTGGAAATCTGTTTTAcacttattaaataacttaattttttttcagattatgGGTCTTTTGTACCTGGATGTGCACCCGACAATCATTCGAAATTACGTTCAATCGGTGACCGGTTTCATTCTGAGAAAAGCCTACTTCAACCACGTCGCGAGGACCATGAAAGGCATTGACTTGGAGAAGACTTACACAGCTGATAAGTTGAACATGCTGTATAAGAAAGCTGAAGGTAATTCGAGTTATTTGTTGTGGCACTAAACCGTTTACAGCTGTAGTAATATCGCGCTAAATATCATCAGATTGGCGGATTATTGTACGCCCGTAAATGgcaaactgaaaaataaaattatgcccATGTTTAATTCAGTGTGCTATCAAAATTAAGGGTTTAGAGAggtgtttacaaaaatatatacaacttGTGTGTTTAATTGAATTGTATGTTGGAATGAAAATTCATTGTTatctactatttatattttgtacttttgttttatattaaaaataccaacACTAAGTTGCATGTGTCGATAGATTTTGAAATCTATTAGTTTTCTAAtctggtgaaatattttttatagaattaaaGAGAACATATGGCGGCCAATACGGGAATGAAGATAGCTTCGAAGAAAATGTTAAAGGAAAAAGGGGAATCAAAAAGCGTAAGTGATATAAATAGGATTAGTACGAGGCATCACTGCTCCGTTGCGCTCCGTCAACGGATCGACGTGATATTAAACTGCAGTGCGTCTACGTCAAACCCATGTATCACGACGGAGTAACAAAGCTCTGCGGCGACGTGGCTGAGCGCAACGGAGCAGCGAGGCCGCCCTTTTACCTGTAATACACAGTATAAGTAGAAAACTGATATTCTACttgttttacataataacttacataattatctataactatttaatatgtatacataaaaaagatttttcaattttttactgCCCTGTCCTGGCATGCATTCATATTTTCCcattgattattaaaattaaaatggaaatcgaaataaaataatttataatctaaataaatgttttttatcatGAAAATTACAGATAGTAAGTcaacaacattaaaaatgttttattttatccaactttttaaaatatactttttttgtttatttatttatttattttaatatttttttaggaaacGTGGAGTATTATGAAGTAGAACCTGATAATGAAGTTGaggataataattatgaaatggTAGAGGAAGAAgctggtaagtattttttaaattcaggtAGAAGTTAAAACATTGGtcttacattgttattttcgagttattttcaaaacatcaaataaatatatacggataAATATCTCACCAccgctgggcaaaagcctcccctaatTTTTTCCTCGCATTCCTGTCTTTTAGTCTATTCTCTCCAATACATACttgtcaaatataaaaagatttgAAATTTCCAGAACCAATAGAAGAAACCGAGTCGCCGAACAAAAAGAGTCGTCTAGAAACATGTCTGCAGCGGCTGTCGTACGACGACGAGGTGTTGCAGTCGGTGAGGAAGCTGCAGAGCGCGGTGCAGTGTGACGCGCAGGACAACCCGTGGATCAAACAGGAGCACTTCATAGCGGCTAATGGGTATGTCCAGTACATAGCCaacatatctatttatttggtTCCTAGAATCGAATATAGCTTATTATTTAGCCCTTGATTTAGCCCCCAATGCATAATAAATCAAGGGCTGTATTTGGAAAAATTAATACAGATACAGTATAAAGTCTCtcatattttgtgaatacAGCGGCCAGCGAAGAAGTCGCTTTGGCAATGATCGATACAAGCAGTGTGGCCATTGTCTTCATTGTCAATGAAGTC
It includes:
- the LOC128670128 gene encoding uncharacterized protein LOC128670128 produces the protein MSFGYKISDSARTRPNTKQIVDNLQYIESTSNEEVPVLKKSPILFDADGNTENCFVEIIQSEDIVPDEDVEMGENGQYSIINVDPNITSCNEHPDMYLHKDKTLIKPGDKFDSHESFRLYIDGNAEHWKYYYSCADSRAQSSGKEYYTYRCVYSKPKCDYKPRGLRRRAETLKTNCPCRIVLKRLSYNSKYLTAVFVCDHHNHDLSQESFLKLQHGRRLPPKLKEEIMGLLYLDVHPTIIRNYVQSVTGFILRKAYFNHVARTMKGIDLEKTYTADKLNMLYKKAEELKRTYGGQYGNEDSFEENVKGKRGIKKRNVEYYEVEPDNEVEDNNYEMVEEEAEPIEETESPNKKSRLETCLQRLSYDDEVLQSVRKLQSAVQCDAQDNPWIKQEHFIAANGSFQQIQDDNQETTVAELVDADNIVVMEAIGEGEGGENPQHYILQKATDTENGEFTAYPCEVLYENDPSVVGNEEVVANEEVVANEVVENVVANDQDEQVQEVPLVYNTEQSDGNVGVTAPPNNADNEPYNFRADPPPDYEYIHRFNIDQYMKQSWFPKYIEKVAEDSRASIADMLCDVYWGKSMFRLITTKTMGSKTIRISYLCENVPTLDVIEDKETLEYRYQASKHCKRVMSLKKKLADTSNIVRHLNDILLKAKKENKELAYKNKLLENTRSLGQTPRVSASTEKAIEEAHINNLRAKKQSLQTQITEAESHVAHLEEIKRNLKRDICKFVSKKVLLKRIAGEPSEKLDEVRSTLARAIRKSNNEEVTVPTDVQ